One Pyrococcus furiosus DSM 3638 genomic region harbors:
- a CDS encoding fumarylacetoacetate hydrolase family protein codes for MSFVRLPFRDSYYELRPTKIIALAKNYAEHAKEMGDNPPTEPIIFLKPPSALIGPGEPIILPKISKRVDHEVELGVIIGKKAKKVPAEKAFDYVLGYTIILDITARDLQEKARKMGHPWTVSKGFDTFAPVGPRIVDKRELDPSDLEIGLKVNGEVRQLGRTSQMIFKIPQLIEYISNIMTLEPGDIIATGTPPGVGSLRHGDHIEAWIEGIGKVEFDVLAEDSILC; via the coding sequence ATGAGTTTTGTTAGGCTTCCTTTTAGAGATAGCTATTATGAGCTAAGGCCAACCAAGATAATAGCTCTAGCAAAGAACTATGCAGAGCATGCAAAAGAGATGGGTGACAATCCACCCACCGAGCCCATAATATTTCTTAAGCCTCCTTCAGCACTAATTGGCCCAGGAGAGCCCATTATACTTCCAAAGATTAGCAAGAGAGTAGACCACGAAGTAGAATTGGGAGTAATTATAGGGAAGAAAGCCAAGAAAGTTCCTGCAGAAAAGGCTTTTGACTATGTGTTGGGTTATACAATTATTCTCGACATAACCGCTAGGGATCTTCAGGAGAAAGCTAGAAAAATGGGACACCCATGGACTGTATCTAAGGGGTTTGACACATTTGCTCCCGTTGGTCCGAGGATAGTTGACAAGAGAGAGCTAGATCCCTCAGACTTGGAGATAGGACTAAAAGTTAACGGGGAAGTTAGACAGCTTGGAAGGACTAGCCAGATGATATTCAAGATTCCTCAGCTCATCGAATACATATCTAATATAATGACCCTCGAGCCGGGAGATATAATTGCTACTGGAACTCCTCCTGGGGTAGGGTCATTGAGGCATGGTGACCACATTGAGGCGTGGATAGAAGGAATAGGAAAGGTCGAGTTCGACGTTTTAGCTGAGGATTCTATCTTATGCTGA
- a CDS encoding nitrilase, giving the protein MVKVAYVQMEPKILELDKNLSKAEKLVKEAAKREAKLIVLPELFDTGYNFESRDEVFEIAQRIPEGETTTFLMDLAGDLEVYIVAGTAEKYNDRLYNSAVLVGPTGYLGKYRKIHLFYREKVFFDPGDLGFNVFDLGFIRVGIMICFDWFFPESARTLALKGADIIAHPANLVMPYAPRAMPIRALENRVYIITADRVGEERGLRFIGKSLIASPKAEVLAMGSETEEEVGVAEVDISLVRNKRINDLNDIFKDRRPEYYFR; this is encoded by the coding sequence ATGGTTAAGGTTGCCTATGTGCAAATGGAACCTAAAATACTTGAACTTGACAAGAATCTCTCAAAGGCTGAAAAATTAGTAAAAGAGGCAGCAAAGAGAGAAGCTAAACTCATAGTTCTCCCTGAGCTTTTTGACACTGGATACAATTTTGAAAGCAGAGATGAAGTATTTGAAATAGCTCAAAGAATACCTGAAGGAGAAACAACTACCTTTCTCATGGACCTTGCTGGAGATTTAGAGGTCTACATTGTGGCAGGTACTGCTGAAAAATATAACGATCGCTTATACAATTCAGCAGTTCTCGTAGGTCCCACTGGCTACCTGGGAAAATATAGAAAGATCCACCTCTTTTATAGGGAGAAGGTATTCTTTGACCCGGGGGATCTTGGCTTTAATGTATTTGACCTGGGGTTTATAAGAGTAGGAATTATGATATGCTTCGATTGGTTTTTCCCTGAATCTGCCAGAACTCTTGCCTTGAAAGGAGCGGATATTATAGCTCATCCAGCCAATTTAGTTATGCCCTATGCTCCTAGAGCCATGCCCATAAGGGCTCTTGAAAACAGGGTATATATAATAACTGCAGATAGAGTAGGAGAAGAAAGAGGGCTAAGATTCATTGGAAAAAGCTTGATTGCCTCTCCAAAAGCGGAAGTTCTAGCCATGGGAAGCGAAACTGAAGAAGAGGTGGGAGTTGCAGAAGTAGACATCTCATTAGTAAGAAACAAGAGGATAAACGATTTAAATGATATCTTCAAGGATAGGAGGCCGGAATATTACTTTAGGTGA